In Longimicrobiaceae bacterium, one DNA window encodes the following:
- a CDS encoding F0F1 ATP synthase subunit gamma yields the protein MQTTEAIRRRLETTEDLRSIVRTMKALATVSIRQYEEALASLEEYVRGVNLGMQALLRLRPGSIPELAARPPARPASIVFGSDQGLCGAFNEQIATHFLESWARVSAGETPGPVLAVGTRVAARLEEGGTRLAGILTLPVSAPTITRLVGEILERIDVWRASGEQDGVYLYFNRNDSRSIYRPHTEVLLPIPVAYLRALASAPWRPRAVPALSTDWETLFAAVVREYLFVTLHRAVAESMASEHAARRAAMHSAERSIDDRLVELRGELNQLRQSAITTELLDIVSGYEVLRGEEPV from the coding sequence ATGCAGACGACTGAGGCCATCCGGCGCCGCCTCGAAACGACCGAGGACCTCCGCTCCATCGTGCGGACGATGAAGGCCCTCGCCACCGTGAGCATCCGTCAGTACGAGGAGGCGCTGGCTTCGCTGGAGGAGTACGTTCGCGGCGTGAACCTGGGGATGCAGGCCCTCCTGCGGTTGCGACCCGGCTCCATCCCGGAGCTTGCCGCGCGGCCCCCGGCGCGTCCCGCGTCCATCGTCTTCGGGTCCGACCAGGGGCTCTGCGGCGCCTTCAACGAGCAGATCGCCACGCATTTTCTGGAGTCATGGGCGCGAGTGAGCGCCGGCGAGACCCCTGGTCCCGTGCTGGCGGTCGGCACGCGTGTGGCCGCTCGCCTCGAAGAGGGAGGGACGAGGCTGGCGGGCATCCTCACCCTTCCTGTCTCCGCGCCCACGATCACGCGGCTGGTGGGGGAGATCCTGGAGCGCATCGACGTGTGGCGGGCCTCGGGCGAGCAGGACGGGGTATATCTCTACTTCAACCGGAACGATTCGAGGTCGATCTACCGTCCGCACACCGAGGTACTGCTCCCGATTCCGGTGGCCTATCTGCGTGCGCTTGCCAGCGCACCCTGGCGACCAAGGGCGGTTCCCGCGCTGTCGACCGATTGGGAGACTCTGTTTGCCGCTGTGGTCCGCGAGTACCTGTTCGTGACGCTACATCGCGCGGTTGCCGAGTCGATGGCCAGCGAACACGCGGCGCGCCGGGCGGCGATGCACTCCGCGGAGCGGAGCATAGACGACCGGCTGGTCGAGCTGCGGGGAGAGCTCAACCAGCTGCGGCAGAGCGCGATCACTACCGAGTTGCTGGATATCGTGTCGGGGTATGAGGTGCTGCGGGGGGAAGAGCCGGTATGA
- a CDS encoding alternate F1F0 ATPase, F1 subunit alpha, producing the protein MSGVEEGLREEAARAASLLTRVAQTRVPALTLREVGTVRSVARGTARIAGLPGVASEEIVEFSGGVTGFAFNLDPDEVGVILLGDERQIAAGDEVRRTGRVADVPVGPALLGRVIDPTGAPLDGRGPVRTPHRFLLEREAHPIMDRAPVEVPLQTGIKVIDALVPIGRGQRELILGDRQTGKTALAVDTILNQAGEGVVCIYCAIGQRAASVASVIAELRRRGALEYSIVVVASGEAPPGLQYVAPYAATSIAEFFMEEGRDVLVVYDDLTRHAQAYRELSLLLRRPPGREAFPGDIFYIHARLLERATHLRPELGGGSLTALPIIETEAQNLSAYIPTNLISITDGQVYLSPELFQRGILPAVDVGLSVSRVGGKTQLPAYRSVVSDLRLSYSQFEELEAFARFGTRLDEDTRRTLARGERVREVLKQAQYATVSAPAQVVTLLALTAGLFDPLRLEEIADAEVVVRDAVHDELAEIWSRIDEGEPIDPVDAERVLAVARRAVDEAFARRSDADD; encoded by the coding sequence ATGTCGGGAGTTGAGGAAGGGCTCCGCGAGGAAGCCGCCCGGGCGGCTTCGCTCCTGACCCGCGTGGCGCAAACGAGGGTCCCTGCGCTGACGCTGCGCGAGGTGGGCACGGTCCGATCGGTGGCCCGGGGAACCGCGCGGATCGCGGGGCTTCCGGGGGTGGCATCGGAGGAGATCGTCGAGTTCTCCGGGGGCGTGACGGGCTTCGCCTTCAACCTCGACCCTGACGAGGTGGGGGTGATCCTGCTTGGCGATGAACGTCAGATCGCCGCGGGCGACGAGGTGCGCCGCACCGGACGGGTGGCCGACGTGCCGGTCGGACCGGCGCTTCTGGGCCGGGTGATCGATCCCACCGGTGCGCCGCTCGATGGACGCGGTCCGGTCCGCACCCCTCACCGCTTCCTCCTGGAGCGAGAGGCCCACCCCATCATGGATCGCGCACCGGTCGAGGTGCCGCTCCAGACCGGGATCAAGGTGATCGACGCCCTCGTCCCGATCGGGCGAGGGCAGCGGGAACTGATCCTGGGGGATCGACAGACCGGGAAGACCGCCCTCGCGGTCGACACAATCCTGAACCAGGCCGGCGAGGGTGTGGTCTGTATCTACTGCGCCATCGGTCAGCGAGCCGCCTCCGTCGCAAGCGTGATCGCCGAGCTGCGGCGGCGCGGTGCCCTGGAGTACTCGATCGTGGTGGTCGCCTCGGGAGAGGCGCCACCGGGGCTCCAATACGTTGCGCCGTACGCGGCCACGAGCATCGCGGAGTTCTTCATGGAGGAGGGGCGCGACGTGCTGGTCGTCTACGACGACCTGACCCGCCACGCGCAGGCCTACCGCGAGCTGTCTCTGCTTCTGAGGCGTCCGCCTGGACGTGAAGCCTTCCCCGGCGACATCTTCTACATCCACGCGCGCCTGCTCGAGCGGGCTACGCACCTGCGCCCGGAGCTCGGAGGCGGGTCGCTGACAGCGCTGCCGATCATCGAAACGGAGGCGCAGAACCTCTCGGCTTACATCCCTACCAACCTGATCTCGATCACGGACGGGCAGGTCTACCTCTCGCCCGAGCTCTTCCAGCGGGGAATCCTGCCCGCGGTGGATGTGGGGTTGTCGGTCTCCCGGGTCGGCGGGAAGACGCAGCTCCCGGCCTATCGCTCGGTTGTCTCGGACCTTCGGTTGTCGTACAGCCAGTTCGAGGAGCTGGAGGCCTTCGCCCGTTTCGGCACGCGCCTGGACGAGGACACTCGCCGAACGCTCGCGCGCGGCGAGCGCGTGCGCGAGGTACTGAAGCAGGCGCAGTACGCGACGGTGTCTGCCCCCGCGCAGGTCGTGACCCTGCTCGCTCTGACGGCGGGGCTCTTCGATCCGCTGCGATTGGAAGAGATCGCGGATGCCGAGGTGGTGGTCCGGGACGCGGTTCACGACGAACTGGCCGAGATCTGGAGCCGCATCGACGAGGGTGAGCCGATCGATCCGGTGGACGCCGAGAGGGTTCTTGCGGTCGCGCGGCGGGCGGTGGACGAGGCCTTTGCAAGGAGGTCCGATGCAGACGACTGA
- a CDS encoding F0F1 ATP synthase subunit delta, with protein sequence MLIDPFTVVAQIINFALLIWLLTRFLYGPVTRAMEAREARVREELASAELLRAEAAAEGERYRGLIDDFEGQRETLFAEVRAEAEALRQEQVRQVRAEVGELRERWKRALEQEKEAFLRDLRLQVGQGSLEVIRNALRELAGVDLEELLIARFLARLREMSAADRDRLVAAARQDGGLLRLRTAFPLSHTQREVLTRQLAETFGADSIPQFDTDPDLLAGVELRAGGVKVAWTLDDYLRALEEGMREAFHGTSEVETSDVGS encoded by the coding sequence GTGCTGATCGATCCCTTCACCGTCGTTGCCCAGATCATCAACTTTGCGCTGCTGATCTGGCTGCTCACGCGGTTCCTCTACGGCCCCGTGACGCGGGCCATGGAGGCTCGCGAGGCCAGAGTCCGCGAGGAGCTGGCCAGCGCGGAGCTCCTGCGCGCCGAAGCGGCGGCGGAAGGCGAGCGTTACCGCGGCTTGATTGATGACTTCGAGGGGCAGCGGGAAACCCTGTTCGCCGAGGTTCGCGCCGAGGCGGAGGCGTTACGACAGGAGCAGGTGCGGCAGGTCCGCGCCGAGGTGGGCGAGCTGCGGGAGCGCTGGAAGCGAGCGCTCGAACAGGAGAAGGAGGCCTTCCTGCGGGATCTCCGTCTGCAGGTGGGGCAGGGGAGCCTGGAGGTGATCCGCAATGCCCTGCGGGAGCTGGCCGGCGTGGACCTGGAGGAGCTGCTGATCGCGCGCTTCCTGGCTCGGTTGAGGGAGATGAGTGCGGCGGACCGGGATCGCCTGGTCGCCGCCGCACGCCAGGACGGCGGTCTCCTGCGGCTTCGCACCGCCTTCCCCCTATCGCACACGCAACGCGAGGTCCTCACCCGGCAGCTCGCCGAGACCTTCGGCGCCGACTCCATTCCACAGTTCGACACCGATCCGGATCTACTCGCGGGAGTGGAGTTGCGGGCCGGGGGTGTGAAGGTGGCCTGGACGCTTGATGACTACCTCCGCGCGCTGGAGGAAGGGATGCGGGAGGCCTTCCACGGGACATCCGAAGTGGAAACGAGCGATGTCGGGAGTTGA
- a CDS encoding F0F1 ATP synthase subunit C, protein MMAELSGLDWVGIFSIIMASVAVSVGSIAPALAEGRAIAQALAAIAQQPDEANTISRTLFIGLAIIESSGIYCFVIAIVLIFANPFWGALLARAGG, encoded by the coding sequence ATGATGGCAGAATTGAGTGGGCTCGACTGGGTCGGAATCTTTTCGATCATCATGGCCTCGGTCGCGGTCAGCGTCGGATCGATCGCCCCCGCGCTCGCCGAGGGACGAGCTATTGCCCAGGCTCTAGCCGCGATCGCACAGCAGCCGGACGAAGCGAACACGATCAGCCGCACGCTGTTCATCGGCCTGGCGATCATCGAGTCTTCGGGCATCTACTGCTTCGTGATCGCCATCGTCCTCATCTTCGCGAACCCGTTCTGGGGCGCCCTGCTGGCACGCGCGGGTGGGTGA
- a CDS encoding F0F1 ATP synthase subunit A, producing MEITPDQLVYWRWGPIAVNATLLWTWVVMAVLVVASWVLTRGLRIDGTITHRQNLVEAVVSVILDQIREVSGQRPQPMLPFVGTLFLFILAANLLTVFPGYHAPTSSLSTTAALAIAVFVAVPVFGIRQHGLRGYLKHYAQPSLFVLPFTVMGEFSRTLALALRLFGNMMSGAVMVALLMSLAPLFFPAIMQAFGLLIGAIQAYIFAVLALVYIASATRAHDQAVARTGPRVEE from the coding sequence ATGGAGATCACGCCGGACCAGCTGGTCTACTGGCGGTGGGGTCCGATCGCGGTAAACGCCACCCTGCTATGGACCTGGGTGGTGATGGCGGTGCTGGTCGTGGCCTCCTGGGTGCTCACCAGGGGGCTGCGGATCGACGGAACCATCACCCATCGGCAGAACCTTGTCGAGGCAGTGGTCTCGGTGATCCTCGACCAGATCCGCGAGGTGAGCGGTCAGCGTCCGCAACCGATGCTGCCCTTCGTCGGCACCCTCTTCCTGTTCATTCTCGCCGCCAACCTCCTGACGGTATTTCCGGGCTATCACGCCCCCACCAGCTCGCTCTCCACGACGGCCGCCCTCGCCATCGCGGTCTTCGTCGCGGTCCCGGTGTTCGGCATTCGTCAGCACGGACTGCGCGGGTACCTGAAACACTATGCGCAGCCGTCGCTCTTCGTCCTCCCCTTCACTGTAATGGGCGAGTTCTCGCGCACGCTGGCGCTGGCCCTCCGTCTCTTCGGCAACATGATGAGCGGCGCCGTGATGGTCGCTCTGCTGATGAGCCTCGCGCCGCTCTTCTTCCCCGCGATCATGCAGGCCTTCGGCCTTCTGATTGGCGCAATCCAGGCATACATCTTCGCCGTATTGGCCCTCGTGTACATCGCTTCGGCAACCCGCGCGCACGATCAGGCGGTCGCCAGAACCGGACCTCGAGTGGAGGAATGA
- a CDS encoding ATP synthase subunit I, protein MSEIPAAAVALAGASGLLLGLLYFATLWWTVRRVPATRRPGMLVAGSFLFRAGVVSVGIVLASGGRPLPLLAAIAGFLLGRTMLIRRVRAPIATAGAISGGIGAGKARQGTTTLTAPVAPAGSETPAGSLAGPDSR, encoded by the coding sequence ATGAGTGAGATACCCGCCGCAGCGGTCGCCCTTGCGGGCGCGAGCGGCCTACTGCTGGGCCTCTTGTACTTTGCCACTCTCTGGTGGACCGTGCGCCGGGTCCCTGCTACCCGGCGACCGGGAATGCTGGTGGCGGGCAGCTTCCTGTTTCGCGCCGGGGTCGTGTCGGTCGGGATAGTGCTCGCTTCGGGTGGCCGGCCGCTCCCTCTGCTGGCGGCGATCGCGGGCTTCCTCCTGGGTCGGACGATGTTGATTCGCCGCGTCAGAGCGCCGATTGCAACCGCGGGTGCGATCTCCGGCGGGATCGGCGCGGGAAAGGCGCGTCAGGGGACGACCACGCTCACTGCGCCTGTGGCACCGGCGGGCTCTGAGACACCCGCAGGTTCGCTCGCCGGTCCTGATTCGCGGTGA
- a CDS encoding AtpZ/AtpI family protein gives MSPSDPEPPEDPLARRVAQRAERRKRARKHRARATWFGLGMYGMVGWSIAIPTLVGVAVGLWIDARWPGRFSWALMLLAAGLLVGCWNAWHWVSVEQRAIQGDYREEDEGEDVNEDEDEEVREHE, from the coding sequence GTGTCACCCTCTGACCCCGAGCCGCCCGAGGATCCGCTCGCTCGGCGCGTCGCGCAGCGGGCCGAGCGGAGGAAGCGAGCCCGGAAGCACCGCGCCCGCGCGACCTGGTTTGGCCTGGGGATGTACGGAATGGTCGGCTGGTCGATAGCCATTCCGACCCTGGTCGGGGTGGCCGTGGGTCTGTGGATCGATGCGCGCTGGCCTGGCCGGTTCTCATGGGCATTGATGCTGCTGGCGGCTGGTCTGCTGGTGGGATGCTGGAACGCCTGGCACTGGGTCTCGGTGGAGCAGCGGGCGATCCAGGGCGACTACCGCGAGGAGGACGAAGGCGAGGACGTGAACGAGGATGAAGACGAGGAGGTGAGGGAGCATGAGTGA
- a CDS encoding F0F1 ATP synthase subunit epsilon, protein MRLQILLPTRVLADEEVVEVSAEGVHGNFTILPRHVDFLVALVPGLLSFERADGSERYVAVDGGLLVKHGADVLVPTRRGVVGDDLYGLRDLVQREFLAEDERERQARSAIARLEADFIRRFMELESRVTL, encoded by the coding sequence ATGCGCCTGCAGATCCTGCTGCCGACGAGAGTCCTGGCCGACGAGGAGGTGGTCGAGGTGTCGGCGGAAGGGGTGCACGGAAACTTCACCATCCTTCCCCGCCACGTCGACTTCCTCGTGGCGCTCGTCCCGGGACTGCTATCATTCGAGCGCGCGGACGGGAGCGAGCGGTACGTCGCCGTGGACGGGGGGCTCCTGGTCAAGCACGGCGCGGACGTGCTGGTGCCGACCCGGCGCGGGGTGGTCGGGGACGATCTCTACGGCCTGCGGGACCTCGTGCAGCGGGAGTTCCTCGCCGAAGATGAGCGGGAGCGACAGGCGCGCAGCGCCATCGCCCGCCTGGAAGCGGACTTCATCCGTCGCTTCATGGAGCTCGAGTCCCGTGTCACCCTCTGA
- the atpD gene encoding F0F1 ATP synthase subunit beta, protein MHASAQPDLQTGRTVAVRGSVVDVHFEGPLPAPGTRLEAGPERRMVLEVFGHLDERTVRAVALTPTRGLSRGAPVHDTGRPFDVPVGRELLGRVLNVLGETIDTQPPLTAAERRPLFQPPAPLTQLRASAEMLVTGIKAIDLLAPMERGGKAGLFGGAGVGKTVVITELIHNMVGQHEGVSIFCGIGERCREAEELYREMRHAGVLGSTVMVFGQMNEPPGARLRVGHAAVSIAEYFRDRERQDVLLLIDNIFRFVQAGAEVSGLLGRIPSRVGYQPTLAGELAELQERISNTESGAITSVQAVYVPADDFTDPAAVHTFAHLSASIVLSRRRAGEGLYPAVDPLQSTSNILNPLVVGRRHYETAREVRRTLALYEDLKDIIAMLGLEELSREDRRVVQRARRLERFLTQPFHTTEAFTGQEGRTVSLEDTLDGCERILNDEFADLPERTLYMIGSISEARRS, encoded by the coding sequence ATGCACGCCTCCGCCCAACCCGACCTCCAGACCGGCCGGACCGTCGCCGTCCGCGGCAGCGTGGTCGACGTCCATTTCGAGGGACCGCTCCCCGCACCGGGGACGCGGCTGGAGGCCGGCCCGGAACGCAGGATGGTGCTCGAGGTCTTCGGTCACCTCGACGAGCGAACCGTCCGGGCGGTGGCGCTGACGCCCACCCGCGGTCTCTCCCGAGGGGCGCCTGTCCACGACACCGGCCGACCCTTCGACGTCCCCGTCGGGCGCGAGTTGCTCGGCCGCGTGCTGAACGTGCTCGGCGAGACGATCGACACCCAGCCTCCCCTGACCGCCGCCGAGCGGCGCCCGCTCTTCCAGCCCCCGGCGCCTCTCACCCAGCTTCGGGCCAGCGCCGAGATGCTCGTCACCGGAATCAAGGCCATCGACCTCCTCGCTCCCATGGAGCGAGGAGGGAAGGCGGGCCTCTTCGGCGGAGCCGGCGTGGGTAAGACGGTGGTGATCACCGAGCTGATCCACAACATGGTGGGGCAGCACGAGGGGGTCAGCATCTTCTGTGGGATCGGTGAGCGCTGCCGCGAGGCGGAGGAGCTGTACCGGGAGATGCGTCATGCGGGCGTGCTGGGGAGCACGGTGATGGTCTTCGGGCAGATGAACGAGCCGCCGGGCGCGCGCCTGCGGGTCGGGCACGCGGCCGTCTCGATCGCCGAGTACTTCCGCGACCGCGAGCGGCAGGACGTGCTCCTCCTCATCGACAACATCTTCCGCTTCGTGCAGGCGGGCGCGGAGGTGTCCGGGCTTCTCGGTCGCATCCCCTCGCGGGTCGGCTACCAGCCCACGCTGGCAGGGGAGCTCGCCGAGCTGCAGGAGCGCATCAGCAACACCGAGAGCGGGGCGATCACCTCGGTGCAGGCGGTCTACGTGCCCGCTGACGACTTCACCGATCCCGCCGCGGTCCACACCTTCGCGCACCTCTCCGCTTCCATCGTCCTCTCGCGCCGCCGCGCCGGCGAGGGGCTCTACCCGGCCGTCGATCCACTCCAGTCGACCTCGAACATCCTCAACCCGCTGGTGGTCGGCCGTCGCCATTACGAAACGGCCCGGGAGGTGCGCCGCACCCTCGCCCTCTACGAGGATCTCAAGGACATCATCGCCATGCTCGGCCTGGAGGAGCTCTCCCGCGAGGATCGGCGGGTGGTGCAGCGCGCGCGACGGCTGGAGAGATTCCTGACCCAGCCCTTTCACACGACCGAGGCGTTCACCGGGCAGGAGGGGCGCACCGTCTCGCTGGAGGACACGCTGGACGGGTGCGAACGAATCCTCAACGACGAGTTCGCCGACCTGCCCGAGCGCACCCTCTACATGATCGGGTCGATCTCCGAGGCGAGGAGGAGTTGA